The genomic stretch AGACGAGTATAACGATTGGGGTGCGTCGCATGTGTTGTTCGGACATAGACGACTAATCGTGGTAGATGCTGCAGGCGGCAAACAGCCGATGCAGTACACCGATGGACGCGGTACTTATACATTAGTTTATAATGGAGAGCTCTACAACACAGAAGATATCCGCAAAGAGCTGCTGCAGCGCGGATGGACCTTCCAAGGTCATTCTGACACGGAAGTGCTGCTAAAGAGTTATATAGAATGGCAGGAAGCATGTGTTGAAAAGTTTAACGGAATTTTTGCTTTCGCTATTTGGCATGACAAATCAGAAACGCTTTTCTTTGCTAGAGACAGATTAGGAGTAAAGCCTTTCTTTTATATGGAACAAGATGGCGGACTTTTATTTGGATCAGAAATAAAAGCGATTCTTGCTCATCCCGAAGCAGAGGCAGTTCTGGATCAAGATGGTCTTTCAGAGGTTCTCTCACTTGGTCCATCCCGGACACCTGGTCATGGCGTGTTTAAAGGCATTAACGAACTGCGAGCAGGCCATGTTGGAAAGTTCGACCGAAACGGTTTGAAACTGACACGTTATTGGAATGTCGAAAGCAAAGAGCACATTGACTCTATAGAGGAAACGGCAGCAACTGTGCGGGAGCTGCTGACAGATGCAGTAGTGCGGCAGCTTGTTTCGGATGTACCGCTTGGCACGTTCCTTTCTGGCGGCGTTGATTCCAGCGCCATTACTGCGATTGCAGCCAATCACTATAAAGAAACAGGCAAAGGGCAGTTGTCTACATTCTCCATTGACTTTGACGGCAACGACACATACTTTAAGAAAAGCGAATTCCAGCCAGAGAGCGATCAGACCTTCGTGAAAAAGATGCAAAAAGCTTTCGATACGCATCACACGACGCATGTGATGGATAATCACTTGCTTGCTGATTCATTGAAAGAAGCAACGATTCTCCGCGATCTCCCGGGCATGGCAGACGTGGACGCCTCTCTGTTTTGGTTCTGCGGGCGGATTAAAGAAGATGTGACTGTGGCTTTATCTGGGGAATGTGCCGATGAGATATTTGGAGGCTATCCATGGTTTTATCGGGAAGAAGATCTCAACAGAGATGGTTTCCCATGGATTCGATCCGCGCAAGTTCGGAACAACCTGCTCAAAAAAGAATGGCAGCAAGATTTAGATTTGCACGGCTATATGCTTAGCAGATATCAAGCTACCATCGATGAAACACCACAGCTGCCGGGCGAGGAAGCGGAAGCAGCAAAACGAAGACAGATGTTTTATTTGAATATGCACTGGTTCATGCCGACATTGCTCGACAGGAAGGACCGGATGAGCATGGGAGCAAGCTTTGAGGCTCGTGTTCCGTTTAGTGATCATCGCTTAGTGGAATATGTGTGGAACATACCGTGGGAAATAAAAACACATGGCAATAAGGAAAAGGGCATTTTGCGAAAGGCCCTTGAAGGTATTCTGCCAGATGAGGTGCTGTACCGGAAGAAGAGCCCTTATCCGAAAACACATAATCCAGTGTATACGGCAGCTGTTGTCACATGGATGGAAGAAATTTTGCGAGATAACGATGCGCGATTATTCGATCTATTCGACCGCAAAGAAATTGAGGCGCTTGTGAAAAGCAAGGGGCAGGATGTGACAGCGCCATGGTTCGGTCAATTGATGACAGGGCCGCAGCTGCTGGCGCATTTGGCACAAATTGATTACTGGCTGCGCCACAATAATGTGAAAATACGTGCATGATCTGATCAGGGAGCTTTTTTGCTCCTTACATAATAAAACTATTTTCTTTTGCTTTCATTTTCGCTATAATGATTCGCAGGCTTGGCGCAGGAATAGCTTTCTGCTGTTCTGCGCAAGCTTTTTTTAGGAGTGTTTTAGAAGGAGGTACATAGTTGTTTTATTTTGAACTGAAACGAATCATTGTTGTTATATTCGGTGCCCTGCTTAATGCGGTCGCATTGAATTTCTTCTTAATACCTGCAA from Terribacillus sp. DMT04 encodes the following:
- the asnB gene encoding asparagine synthase (glutamine-hydrolyzing), with the translated sequence MCGITGWINFKRNLTQEQPVIQKMAQTLSKRGPDEYNDWGASHVLFGHRRLIVVDAAGGKQPMQYTDGRGTYTLVYNGELYNTEDIRKELLQRGWTFQGHSDTEVLLKSYIEWQEACVEKFNGIFAFAIWHDKSETLFFARDRLGVKPFFYMEQDGGLLFGSEIKAILAHPEAEAVLDQDGLSEVLSLGPSRTPGHGVFKGINELRAGHVGKFDRNGLKLTRYWNVESKEHIDSIEETAATVRELLTDAVVRQLVSDVPLGTFLSGGVDSSAITAIAANHYKETGKGQLSTFSIDFDGNDTYFKKSEFQPESDQTFVKKMQKAFDTHHTTHVMDNHLLADSLKEATILRDLPGMADVDASLFWFCGRIKEDVTVALSGECADEIFGGYPWFYREEDLNRDGFPWIRSAQVRNNLLKKEWQQDLDLHGYMLSRYQATIDETPQLPGEEAEAAKRRQMFYLNMHWFMPTLLDRKDRMSMGASFEARVPFSDHRLVEYVWNIPWEIKTHGNKEKGILRKALEGILPDEVLYRKKSPYPKTHNPVYTAAVVTWMEEILRDNDARLFDLFDRKEIEALVKSKGQDVTAPWFGQLMTGPQLLAHLAQIDYWLRHNNVKIRA